In Colletotrichum higginsianum IMI 349063 chromosome 1, whole genome shotgun sequence, the DNA window GAGTACCTGCGTTTCACAGGACATAGATCCTTCGCGCAGCGATTGATCATCTCGACTCTTACCGGTCGGCCTGTACACATCTCCAAGATTcgcagctcgtcgccgacacATCCAGGTCTCGCGCCGCATGAGATCTCGTTTCTGCGTTTGCTTGAAGCCGTCACCAATGGCAGCTCCATGCAAATCTCGTACACGGGTACGACGATCACATACCATCCCGGTCTGATTACTGGCACCATGGCTGGATTCGGCGCatccgacggcgacgtcatCGAACATAACCTGCCGGCTAACAACAACCGCGGCGTCACGTACTTCCTCCTGCCGATCTGCCTATTAGCACCATTCTCGAAGGCCCATGTCAACATTCGGTTCACCGGTCCGGGTGTCATCACATCTGCAACTGAGACTGGCGACATCTCCGTCGACTCTTTCCGCACAGCCATTCTACCCCTCTTTGCCCTCTTCGGCATCCCTCCTGCGCGAATCGAACTGAGAGTGCTTTCACGATCTTGCCCCGGGAAGGGCGGTAgaggtggcggtggtgtcgTAGAGCTACGATTCGCAAGTCAGGTTCGACTTCCAAAAACACTTCACCTGAACCGCAACCCCGGAAAGATAAGAAGGATACGTGGAGTCGCATACTGTACTGGAGTCTCAGCATCCAACAACAGCCGAATGATCCATTCAGCTAGAGAAGTGTTGAACGCGCTGGTCTCGGACATACACATCGCTGCGCAGTACGACACTGCACCGCTGGTCACGGCTGCCGACAAGTCGAAGACACGGACAGGTATCGGCTTTGGACTCAGCTTGGTCGCCGAGTCAAGCTCCGTCGGTGTGCTCTATTCGGCGGACGTCGTTGCTCCCCCGGTTGGTGGTGTCGTCCCTGAAGACATCGGCAAGAACTGTGCCTATCAGTTGCTGGAGACCATCGCACAAGGAGGCTGTGTCACCAAAACATCTGCCAGCACAGTGTTGACACTGATGGCGATGGGATCCGAAGACGTGGGAAGACTGAGAATAGGAAGGGACATCATCGGCACAGAGGAAATGGTCGGACTCGCGCGGGACCTGCGGACATTCGGCGCGAGTAGTTGGGGGCTGAgggacgtcgacgatgacgagtCGGGCGACATACTTGTTACGGTAAAGGGAAGCGGCGTTGGTAATGTTGGCCGCAAGATTGCTTAAGATACCAGAGTACGCATTGAAGTTCAGTCGCTATTGGATATCGTACTATCATCCGTACTACCTCTGGTTCCTCTGATTGCGCTCTAATTGAGGCATCCTCCTCATTGCTGAAAGTCTCGTCAATGCCGCTGTGTAACCCAGTGTTTGGAGCGAATGACCTGCCGCCCCCCAATAATCTGTCGTGGCGTGTCTAATGGTATGAGATATATGGAACTCTCCCACCATCCCGTTCCCCGAGCTGAGAACATCGAACAGATGCATCCCACCTGCGGCGTGAAGGGACGAGCGACTTCGCAAGGGCCGGCTTCGTTCAGCATCGTGTCCCtggtcgccatcgccgttgGGCCGTAAAGGCTGCAGCTCTATGCCGTTGGCGCCTTCAGCTTCCAAGTCAGGAGAATCCCTCAGGACCCCTCGTTCCTCAGCATCGTGGTCTTGGGTTGATGCTGCCGCGATTGTCTCTTGTATTGCCGGAGGTAGCCGAAAGAGTATGGGCCGGACAATGGGACGCAGTTTCTCTCGTTCGGAATGGACCGCCAGCATCAAACACTGGATGGCTAGTATGATGCAATCAAAAGCCAGAAACGTAAGCCGAGAGGTCGGTGGCTTTTGTCCGATGAAGTCGACAATGACACCTCCATGGAGATACCCGCGAGTAGCTTCGCCAGCTGTGGGTAATGATGTAAAGATGTGCAGGAGAATACAGAGGAGGTTCGGGACAAACACCGATATGACCTGCGACCGGGCCGCCTCCATAGTCAACGGGTAGTCGTCGGGCTTGGGCGTCAGCCAATGATGTTGCCCATAGACACGGACCGCAAAACGCAAGATGGAGCATCTAAAAGAGCTGTCAGCATCTCTCACTGGAGAACAAGGCATAGAGACAACCTACTCCATGTAATATAGAGCGCAAAGCTCCGCATAGACTAGAGCGTCCAGGTTCCGTAGTAGTTGGGTCATGAAGTCGAACTTCCTTGCCAGGCCCGGATTGATCTTCCGGTGTTTTCTTCGtcgcctcctcctgctgcccctCGCATCCGGGCCGTCGACTTGCTGCGACGACTCCGGAAACCCTCTGCCATCCTGTTGTTCATCCTCGAGAGTGATCGATCGGCCTGGCAGGGTCTCTGGCGCGGCATCATCCACCATGGCTCGTTGGCCTCATTGGTGTCGGAGAGAATCCTGCAGCTTGGCGACGAGCGGTGCTTCACATACTCCAAAAGGTTGAGAGTGTGTGAGCCTAGAATGATGTTGCTGGCGTTCGAGGTGGAAGGATGTAAAGTTGTTTCCCGACCGTTGGAACTTGACGCAGACTGATGTGAAAAGCGACGGCCGAGTCCAGCTGCAGGGATGCCCGTGAGTGACGCCACTGCTTGGACAGACACCGACAAGGTGACAAGCTGCCGTCGAACATGGAAGGTGCACAGACGTCCTACCGGCGCTTGTATTCCAATGCAGCTCCTCATAGGCTTACTTAGCGCAGGGTGcacctcgtcctcggagaAGGGAGAATCTTTGACACGAGGACCCCTCCTTTCTGTCCCGCACAGGGtccaccctcccctccgaTTCGACCGCCGCGGCCAAATTTCTGCCAGGAGTTCCCGCCTAATTCACAATTGCCCCTCTGACTCAACAGGCCGAACACTGACAATCCGGGGGTGCAAGTCACATTCCCAAGACACCAGCATATAcaacgatggcgacggcgagcaaCGGTCCTTCTGGGGACCTCACATCCCAGATCCTTCTTGCTTTGTCCAAGAAGGATCCTATTTTGTCTGCCGAGCATTTCCCCGAGTTCCAGTTCGTTGACATCAAGGCGGCGCTGGACCGACTTGCTAGCCGTTCCATGGTGATATATGAGTCAATTGACCGAGAGGAAGCGGTTCTTGAGGCAGAAGGCAAGCAGATCGCGGAGCATGGCAGCCACGAAGCTCGCGTTTTCGAGGCTGTCCGCAAAGCATTGGAAGGGTTGACGGTTcaggagctcgaggctgCTGTGGGCGACAAGAACGTAACAAAGGTTGGCCAAGGCAAGGCCTTCAAGGAGAAATGGATTAAGAAGGGTAGCGACGGCAAGCTTGTCGCATCCGTAAGTTCCAATATCGCCAAGAAGTCCTTGGGCAATCCCTGACTGGTTATACACAGGCCGACTCGATCCAAGATGTTACCCAAACTCAGCTCCAGAAGATCCGGGAGACCGGCACCCACGAGCCCAAGATTATCACCGAGCTGAAGAAGCGTAAACTCATTAAGACACAGAAGGTCATCACTTTCAAGATCCAGAAGGGGCCTGAGTTTGCGCTCGAAAtcaagaaggaagagacCGACCTTACGGCCGACATGATCACATCGGGCTCGTGGAAGACGGCCAACTTCAAGCCGTACAACTTTAAGGCTCTTGGAGCTGACCAGAACGCTGGCGCACTGCACCCTCTCAACAAGGTCCGCCACGAGTTCCGTCAGATCTTCTTCGAGATGGGTTTCGAAGAGATGCCTACCAGCAAATTCGTTGAGTCTGGCTTCTGGAACTTCGACGCCTTGTTCGTTCCCCAACAACATCCCGCGAGAGATCTTCAGGATACCTTTTACATCTCGGATCCCAAGGTGGCAGACAAGCCTGGCCCCGAGTCGGCGGATGACAAGAAGGACTATGAGACATACTGGGAGAACGTCAAGCAGGTCCACCAGGATGGCAAGTTTGGCTCGATCGGTTACCGTTACCCCTGGGCCGCGGACGAGGCGCAGAGGCTTGTTCTccgcacacacacaacagCCATCTCGACGGCAATCCTCCATCAGCTGGCTTCCAAGAAGGGTCCTGACGGCCGCCCACCCCCAGCTCGTTACTTCTCTATTGACAGAGTATTCCGTAACGAAAGTGTCGATGCCACGCATTTGGCCGAGTTCCACCAAGTTGAGGGCGTTATCGCGGACTACGGTCTGACGCTGGGTGGCTTGATGGAGTTCATGGAGATTTTCTTCAACAAGATGGGCATTACGGACATTAAGTTCAAGCCAGCCTACAACCCCTACACCGAGCCGAGCATGGAGATTTTCAGCTTCCACAAGGGATTGAACAAGCTTGTCGAGATCGGCAATAGTGGTATGTTCAGACCGGAGATGCTCGAGGCCATGGGCTTGCCCAAGGATATGAGGGTTTACGGTTGGGGTTTGAGCTTGGAGAGACCGACCATGATCAAGTATGGAATCTCCAACATTCGGGAGCTCCTGGGACACAAGGTGGACCTGAACTTTATCGAGAGAAACCCGGCGGTGAGACTAGAGAAAAACTAGACGAAGCGGCatggagaaaagaaaaaaagtgGAAAAAGGGAAACGACTTACATGAGATGAGCTTGGGCTGGCATATGTTGGCGAATGAAATACCAATCACGTTTTAGAAGGTCATGCCTATTTACCGCGGATGTTTTATcgcgatgccgatgccgatgttGATACCCAAATGGCTCAGGTGCCCCACTCCCATGACTCTTGTAGGTTCGCATTTAAAATGAGCTGTCGATGTCTAGCTAGGGGGCGCGGGATGATCCTCATGACAGCTTGACGCTTCCCTCATCGGTGGCATCGACGCCATGACCGATTCGGTCTCATCCGAGTCTTCCAACGGCATTGACCAATGAGTGAAAGCGACGTTCACGACCTCCCCGGCATTAGGATGTGTCAATTGCGGGGCCCAGGTGTGAATGGCGGGGCAATATCAATATCTCATCGACACCCCACCAACTACGTTCAGATGCAGCAGTTGCTGGTGTAGATCCAATGCAATTTGCTACACTAACCACGCCCGATGCTACGATTGGGGCCATCGGTGGAACCAAAGAGGTTGCGAGAAGGCATGCGCATCAGAGGCTCCGGCCCAGGTAGATGTCCAGGCCTCGTGTTCAAACAGCAACACAATATTTCTTCCAATACGTTGGCTCAGTGCTCCGACTTACGGGCGGTAATAAGCGTTAGGTAAAACAAAACCTCAGGGGGGAAACAGAAGAACAAGAGGAAGACTAGTTGGAAATGTCACCAAGAACAAGCTTGTTGACTATTGAACGGGAATCGTCATTTTTACCACCCGGATTTTGTTATTTTCTAAGCCCCCCTTGTGTACGCCGTTGCTGGTATCAATCAATGCTGTTCGAAGGTGGGGGGATCATACCCCACGTATGCAATAAAACAGACCCCAATTTGTGCTTATTTGCTCTCCAGATACGTCTTCCAGCCAACCTTTTGCAGCTTGGCCGCCTTGTGCTCGACCTCGCGGGACATGTTGCTCATGTACTCGGCCATCTTCTGCTGGTACTCAAGGCTGGAGGATCCAAGGATCTTGACCGCGAGGAGCGCGGCGTTGGTGGAGTTGTTGATGCCGACTGTCGCCACGGGGCAGCCGCGAGGCATCTGAACAATGCTCAACAAGCTGTCGTGGCCGTCCAGGTGGGTAGCCTTGACGGGCACACCGATCACTGGCACCGTGGTTTCAGATGCCAGCATGCCGGGGAGGTgagcagcgccgccggctgAACATGATATCAGTACAATCGTGGAAGGGGTAGGAACACACGGGTCAACTTACCGGCTGCGATCAAGACCTTGATGCCACGCTGCGCCGCAGTCTTGCCCAACTCGACCATGCGGTGAGGAGTGCGGTGAGCGGAGGTGATATCGAGGTCGTAAGGGACATTAAAGTGCTCAAGAATCTCAAAGGCGCCCTTCAGAACGCTGAGATCCGAGTCGGAGCCCATGGTGACCACCACAAGGGGCTTGTCTGCGTTACGAGAGCTGGCCTTCTTTGCTGGGGACTCCTGCAGACGAAGCTGTTCAGGAGAAGCGTCAAGGCGAGCCTCGCGCATGTAGTTCACCTCGTTGATAAGGGGCGCGGCCAGTCTCTCCAAGTTGGCGTTGGGTGAGTAGGTTGTGACTGTGATGTGACCGATCTTACGGCCCGGCTTGGAGGACTTGCCGTAGAGGTGGAGGAAGACGTCCATGTTGTCGTCGTACAGGGACGCGGTGAGATCTACCAGCTCCTCGTGGGAGTCTTCGCGGACGCCTCCAAGGACGTTCAGCATGAGAGCGCTAGAGACACGGGGCTGGAGCTTGATCGACCGCGGGAGCATGTCCAAGATGGAGTAAAGTTGGGCCTTGTATTGCGACATGTAAGGGACGCCCTCAATGGTCCAGTGTCCCGAGTTGTGAGGACGAGGGGCGACCTCGTTGACAGTGATGGTGCCTGCCCGATAATTAGAGGTTGAACGAGTCGTGTTTCACCTATCGACTCACCGTCCTTCAGCAAGAATAGCTCAACAGCGAAGACGCCGCGTCCCTTCACTGTCTTGATGACGTCTCCAGCCACCTGACGTGCCTTCTCACACACATCGGCGGGAATCTTCCGGGGCGGGTAGAACACCTTGGTGCAGATGCTTTCCTCGTGGATGGTCTCGACAGCCGGGTAAGTGTGAACCTTCCTTAGCtcaccgtcctcgtcttcggtgCGCACAACCATGACGGACAACTCCATGTCGAAGGGAACCCACTTCTCAGCGTACAGAGACAGCTTGCCCATCGCCTGGACAGCCGCCTCGTAGTCCTCCGGGCCCCTGACCTTGAAGTTTCCGCGACCATCGTAGGAGCCCTTTCTCGCCTTCAACATGAAGGGGAACTGGAAGGTCCTGTAAGCCGCCGTCAGGCTCTCCGGCATGGCGGGGCCGGACTCGATGGCCATCTGCGGGGCAATGGGAATCCCGGCCTTGGCAAAGTGCTCCTTTTGAAGGTACTTGTCCTGGATCAAGCGCAGGGTTTGCCAGTGAGGGTGGACAGGCACCCTTTTCACGGTGCCCGGCGAGGTGATGACGCCGCGTGTTGCGatctcctcgaggacctcggtgTTGACATGCTCAATCTCGACGGTGAGAACATCGCACATGGCGGCCAGCTCCCTAATTTTGGCGGGGTCCTTGAACGAGCCGGTGACGTGCCGGCTGTTCTGGTTAGCCTGCTTCGCGGGGCAGCTGGCCTCGTCCAGGATGGCGATATCAATGCCGAGCGGCCCCGCGGCCTCGCAAAGCATACGGCCGAGCTGACCGcccccgaggaggccgatGATGGGCTTCTTGACCATTGTTGTGACAGAACTCGACGGAGAATGTGTTTTGGTGTGAATGCGGGGTGGAAAATAGGCCGGCCAAAGGAGGAAATGAAGAAATGGCTCTTCAAGGCAAACACGGCACCGCGGGGCAATAGAGCAAAGTTTTGACGCAGGTCGGAAGCTCGGACCCTCACAGAATTGGAAAAATGCAGAGTCGCGGAGGCTaaggtgtgtgtgtgctgtgAGTCACTTTGGTGGTCCTTGCCTGGGGACTGGAGTTGCTGGACTCACAAGGGCTGCCCAAAAGCAATTCGAGCCCCATCATCTCCTGAATCAACCATAGAGGTCGTTCCCAGCCATGACTCACTTCAAACACTGAATTTCAAGGGATTCCGTTAAGGTGTTAGTTACAACAAGCAGTAATTGCCCGTTAAGTTTGTGAAGAAAAGCGCTCCATCTTGTCAGTCATTCGTGTAACGAATTTTCTTCTCAAATgagcgagagagaggccgCGACTCAGGCGGCATAGTGTCCAAGCTGCTAGTATTGTCTGGGCACCATCTCGGCGCGGCTTGCGTGGGCTGGACAGACACAGCATTACTGTTGTAGCAGCTAATCCCTCTCAGTGAGGGAGGGCGTTGCTTGGGGCACCGTTACACACTTTCAGTAGATGCAGTGCTCAGAGTTTGGACAATGCTGGCTCTAGCCCCTGCAAAACCTTGTTCTTCTTTGCATTGTCGGGGTTTTCTCCCTGTGTCCTGTGTGCCTGTGTGCATATGCCCGCCCCCCCTGTGTGTCACTGCAGTGACGAAACTCAAACCAGCGATAACGGCGCCGAAGTGGCCCCTGGCCTGCCATCGGGTCCCCGAGAAAAGAGACGGATGTGATATTACCCCCGTTAGCGTTATGAGTCGTTGTTGGGCCCCCCCCGATCGGCCAATTCAACAACGAAAAATTTCCTTATCTTATCACTCTCAGGACCGTCTTTTTGTTGCTGAAGACGAGGACAATTGCCGTACTCTTCCCTCCCCACAACCTTACCAAAGCTTAGGGAAAGAGTCACAGCCCTTTCAAACCCGGCGGCCATAatacctctctctctctcctggTCCTAAAACCATTCAATTGGCTCTGACCTCGAGTATActctccccttcttcccctaGGTCTTTGTCATATTGGCACCTTGAGATAATTACAATGCCGTCGGCCATGTCAAGTTCTTTGGCAGGTCGAGCTCCGGCCGTCCTCCGACATGGTCGACGAGTCCCGACAGCTCTGACCAGCCGTAACTTCACTCTCGCCGCTTCCAACAGTCTGGCTAGGGCTCAGCTTCAGAACAGCAGCGCGAAGCTGTTGCAGAGGcgcctcttctcctcgagcgcCCTTCGCCCTAGTGTTGCGCAATCTGCGCCGAACCCCAAGGCGTATCTGGAGAGCGGCGCAATCAAGCCTTCTGCCAGCGTCGATGTCAAGAAGGTGCTGGTCATCGGCAGCGGTGGTCTGGCCATTGGTCAAGCTGGAGAGTTTGACTACTCAGGTTCGTTCCCTCGCCGGCTCTGCGCTTTCTGTGTGCGTGCAGAGAGAAATGAGTCACAGTCACCAAGGAACCCACTGCTAACAAGACTCGCCATGAAGGATCGCAAGCTCTGAAGGCTCTGAAGGAGGCGGGCGTTCAGTCCGTTCTTATCAACCCGAACATTGCCACTATTCAGACCGACCACgcgctcgccgacgaggtttATTACCTGCCTGTCACCCCGGAATACGTGACATACGTAATCGAGAAAGAGAAGCCCGATGGtatcttcctctccttcggTGGCCAGACCGCCTTGAACCTCGGTGTTCAGATGCAGCGTTTGGGTCTCTTCGAGAAGTACGGTGTCAAGGTCCTTGGAACTAGCGTCAAGACTCTCGAGACCAGTGAGGATCGCGACCTTTTTGCTCGCGCTCTCGATGAGATCAACATCCCCATCGCCAAGTCGATTGCAGTCGGAACCATCGAGGAGgccctcgatgccgccgagaaggTCGGATACCCCATCATCGTCCGTGCTGCTTATGCGCTCGGTGGTTTGGGATCCGGTTTCGCAAACAATGAGGAGGAGCTTCGCAACATGGCTGCCCGCTCCCTCACCCTGTCTCCCCAGATCTTGGTCGAGAAGTCGCTGAAGGGCTGGAAGGAGGTTGAGTACGAGGTCGTCCGTGACGCAAACAACAACTGCATCACTGTTTGCAACATGGAGAACTTCGACCCCTTGGGCATTCACACTGGAGACAGTATTGTTGTTGCTCCCAGTCAAACCCTGAGCGATGAGGAGTACCACATGTTGCGAtccgccgccatcaagaTCGTCCGTCATCTTGGTGTTGTGGGAGAGTGCAATGTTCAGTACGCACTCCAACCTGACGGACTTGATTACCGTGTTATTGAGGTCAACGCCCGTCTTTCTCGTTCTTCTGCTTTGGCTTCCAAGGCTACTGGGTACCCTCTCGCCTACACCGCTGCCAAGATCGGTCTGGGCCACAGCCTTCCCGAACTTCCCAACGCCGTCACCAAGACCACGACCGCCAACTTTGAGCCTTCTCTTGACTACATCGTCACCAAGATCCCCCGCTGGGATCTTTCCAAGTTCCAGCACGTCAAGCGCGACATCGGCAGTGCCATGAAGTCTGTCGGCGAGGTCATGGCTATAGGACGTACTTTCGAAGAGTCTTTCCAGAAGGCTATTCGTCAAGTCGATCCCAAGTTTGTTGGCTTCCAGGGCGACAAGTTTGAGGACCTCGACTATGAGCTCCAGAATCCTACTGACCGCCGCTGGCTCGCCGTTGGTCAGGCCATGCTCCACGAGAACTACTCTGTTGATCGGGTCCACGAGCTGACCAAGATTGACAAATGGTTCTTGTACAAGCTGCAGAACCTTGTCGATTGCCAACGGGCTCTCGAGAGCACTGGAAGTCTGGAGAACCTCAAGAAGGACCAGATTatcaaggccaagaagcttgGTTTCTCCGACAAGCAGATTGCTCTCGCTGTTGGTAGCACCGAGGACAAGGTCCGCGCCGCTCGTCTTGCCTTTGGTATCCGTCCCTGGGTCAAGAAGATTGATACTCTTGCGGCCGAGTTCCCCGCTGACACCAACTACCTGTACACGACTTACAATGCCTCATCTCATGATGTTGTCTTCGAGGACAAGGGCACTATCATTCTGGGAAGCGGCGTGTATCGCATTGGTAGCTCCGTTGAGTTTGATTGGTGTGCCGTTAGTGCCACCCAGGCTCTGCGCCAGATGGGTAACAAGACGGTCATGATTAACGTAAGTACACTCCCACCATCAACAACGAGCTGAAAATTAACACCCAATTTTGTACAACCCGGAAACATTTTCGACCGATTTCGACACGGCCGATAGACTCTATTTTGAAGAGTTGAGCTACGAGCGTGTAATGGATATTTACGAGCTGGAGAGTGCTTCCGGCGTTGTTGTGTCCGTCGGTGGTCAGCTTCCTCAGAACATTGCCCTCCGTCTCCAGGAGACCGGCGGCGCTAAAGTTCTTGGAACCGACCCTAAGGAC includes these proteins:
- a CDS encoding 18S rRNA biogenesis protein RCL1, producing the protein MDSAPEYLRFTGHRSFAQRLIISTLTGRPVHISKIRSSSPTHPGLAPHEISFLRLLEAVTNGSSMQISYTGTTITYHPGLITGTMAGFGASDGDVIEHNLPANNNRGVTYFLLPICLLAPFSKAHVNIRFTGPGVITSATETGDISVDSFRTAILPLFALFGIPPARIELRVLSRSCPGKGGRGGGGVVELRFASQVRLPKTLHLNRNPGKIRRIRGVAYCTGVSASNNSRMIHSAREVLNALVSDIHIAAQYDTAPLVTAADKSKTRTGIGFGLSLVAESSSVGVLYSADVVAPPVGGVVPEDIGKNCAYQLLETIAQGGCVTKTSASTVLTLMAMGSEDVGRLRIGRDIIGTEEMVGLARDLRTFGASSWGLRDVDDDESGDILVTVKGSGVGNVGRKIA
- a CDS encoding tRNA synthetase class II core domain-containing protein; the protein is MATASNGPSGDLTSQILLALSKKDPILSAEHFPEFQFVDIKAALDRLASRSMVIYESIDREEAVLEAEGKQIAEHGSHEARVFEAVRKALEGLTVQELEAAVGDKNVTKVGQGKAFKEKWIKKGSDGKLVASADSIQDVTQTQLQKIRETGTHEPKIITELKKRKLIKTQKVITFKIQKGPEFALEIKKEETDLTADMITSGSWKTANFKPYNFKALGADQNAGALHPLNKVRHEFRQIFFEMGFEEMPTSKFVESGFWNFDALFVPQQHPARDLQDTFYISDPKVADKPGPESADDKKDYETYWENVKQVHQDGKFGSIGYRYPWAADEAQRLVLRTHTTAISTAILHQLASKKGPDGRPPPARYFSIDRVFRNESVDATHLAEFHQVEGVIADYGLTLGGLMEFMEIFFNKMGITDIKFKPAYNPYTEPSMEIFSFHKGLNKLVEIGNSGMFRPEMLEAMGLPKDMRVYGWGLSLERPTMIKYGISNIRELLGHKVDLNFIERNPAVRLEKN
- a CDS encoding phosphoribosylaminoimidazole carboxylase, whose amino-acid sequence is MVKKPIIGLLGGGQLGRMLCEAAGPLGIDIAILDEASCPAKQANQNSRHVTGSFKDPAKIRELAAMCDVLTVEIEHVNTEVLEEIATRGVITSPGTVKRVPVHPHWQTLRLIQDKYLQKEHFAKAGIPIAPQMAIESGPAMPESLTAAYRTFQFPFMLKARKGSYDGRGNFKVRGPEDYEAAVQAMGKLSLYAEKWVPFDMELSVMVVRTEDEDGELRKVHTYPAVETIHEESICTKVFYPPRKIPADVCEKARQVAGDVIKTVKGRGVFAVELFLLKDGTITVNEVAPRPHNSGHWTIEGVPYMSQYKAQLYSILDMLPRSIKLQPRVSSALMLNVLGGVREDSHEELVDLTASLYDDNMDVFLHLYGKSSKPGRKIGHITVTTYSPNANLERLAAPLINEVNYMREARLDASPEQLRLQESPAKKASSRNADKPLVVVTMGSDSDLSVLKGAFEILEHFNVPYDLDITSAHRTPHRMVELGKTAAQRGIKVLIAAAGGAAHLPGMLASETTVPVIGVPVKATHLDGHDSLLSIVQMPRGCPVATVGINNSTNAALLAVKILGSSSLEYQQKMAEYMSNMSREVEHKAAKLQKVGWKTYLESK
- a CDS encoding Carbamoyl-phosphate synthase, which gives rise to MPSAMSSSLAGRAPAVLRHGRRVPTALTSRNFTLAASNSLARAQLQNSSAKLLQRRLFSSSALRPSVAQSAPNPKAYLESGAIKPSASVDVKKVLVIGSGGLAIGQAGEFDYSVTKEPTANKTRHEGSQALKALKEAGVQSVLINPNIATIQTDHALADEVYYLPVTPEYVTYVIEKEKPDGIFLSFGGQTALNLGVQMQRLGLFEKYGVKVLGTSVKTLETSEDRDLFARALDEINIPIAKSIAVGTIEEALDAAEKVGYPIIVRAAYALGGLGSGFANNEEELRNMAARSLTLSPQILVEKSLKGWKEVEYEVVRDANNNCITVCNMENFDPLGIHTGDSIVVAPSQTLSDEEYHMLRSAAIKIVRHLGVVGECNVQYALQPDGLDYRVIEVNARLSRSSALASKATGYPLAYTAAKIGLGHSLPELPNAVTKTTTANFEPSLDYIVTKIPRWDLSKFQHVKRDIGSAMKSVGEVMAIGRTFEESFQKAIRQVDPKFVGFQGDKFEDLDYELQNPTDRRWLAVGQAMLHENYSVDRVHELTKIDKWFLYKLQNLVDCQRALESTGSLENLKKDQIIKAKKLGFSDKQIALAVGSTEDKVRAARLAFGIRPWVKKIDTLAAEFPADTNYLYTTYNASSHDVVFEDKGTIILGSGVYRIGSSVEFDWCAVSATQALRQMGNKTVMINLSYERVMDIYELESASGVVVSVGGQLPQNIALRLQETGGAKVLGTDPKDIDKAEDRQKFSEILDSIGIDQPAWKELTSVEEAETFADQVGYPVLVRPSYVLSGAAMTVIHSQEDLKEKLEAAANVSPDHPVVISKFIEGAQEIDVDGVASEGNLILHAVSEHVEQAGVHSGDATLVLPPANLDQTTMDRVKDIAERVAKAWRITGPFNMQIIKADNPEGGEPALKVIECNLRASRSFPFVSKVLGTNFIDVATKALVGQQVPKPVDPMAVKRDYVATKVPQFSWTRLAGADPFLGVEMASTGEIACFGKDLVEAYWTSLQSTMNFRMPEPGEGLLFGGQLNKEWLPTVVNYLAPLGYKLYAADNEVKEFLESSAKGKISVDVIEFPKEDKRALREVFQKYDIRGVFNLAKARGKTIMDVDYVMRRNAVDFGVPLFMEPKTAMLFAQCMSEKLPRKEGIPSEVRRWSDFLGGKPL